Part of the Melospiza georgiana isolate bMelGeo1 chromosome 17, bMelGeo1.pri, whole genome shotgun sequence genome, GGGTAGGGCAGGACTTTTCCTTTCACGTCTTGCTTATCTGCCACTTCTCCAGAATTTATCATGCTCAGATTGTGCTTTTGCATCTGGCTGTCTGTGGAAGCATGGCCTTGGTAGCACTCcaaaagcaaagctgctgcagggcttttAGGCAGATATGTAGAGGTGGGGATTGGTTATGGGGCCGTCTCTGATCCCAGAATGCATGGAACCTTCTTTGTCTTCCTGCAGGCCAAGCTGTTGTTCTCCGATGGCAAAAAGGTGGTTCCCAGGTTGCCCCATGAGCAGGCAGTGCCAAAGGTAATTGCTGTGACTGTACACAGAGGCTTGAATGACCTGTGAGAGAGGTTTAAATGACGGGAGAAGAGTTGGGATCACTTTGTTCTCTGGCTCTTCTTGGCCACCAGTGCAGTAGTGCAGAGGCAGAGTGGGGGATATTTGGCTTGAAGGGAATACAGGGCAAGGAGAATCCCAGGTGTGGGTGCTGCTTGCTGCAGTTCAGGCTGCTCACAGAGGTGGGCTGGGGTCAGTGTTCACCTGGCCAGGATGGGAGAAGAGCCCTGCTCATCCCACTGCCCTTCCTCTTAATCCCACTGCCCTTCCTCCTCAGCGTGCCCGGCAGATGGATGAGGAGCTGAGCCGCCGAGGGAGCCCCATTCCAAAAAAGGTACAATGGTTTCCCCAcaagggattttatttttgggAAGCCTGGCCCTCATTCCTGGCCATTCCCACAGTGTGAGTGCAGGGAGGTGCACAGGACGCTTTTTTGAGGCGTTGGAGGTGCTCAGTCTGGTCCCAGGCAGTGTTTTTGCCTgtgacaaaagcagcagcttccctgggagagggagggttgCTGAGAGGGTtcacaggcagcacagctgggtctCACAAGGGTTTTTTCCATGCAGAGGAAGGGGCGGCCTCCAGGACAGAGCCTGTCAAATGACCGTGGAGTCTCAGGCATGGCAGCGTGAGTACAAACCCTGAGCCAGAGCCCCTGtttggggagggcagggaacaTGAGGCTGCCTGTGGGGTGCACAGAAACCCCACAGACTCCTCTCCTGCACAGGGGTGATGGGAGTTCTGGGTGTGTGCAAAAGCAGGGCTAGGTTGAGGTGTTCCCCTCAGGAGGCAAAGACCTTTAAAGGAGGGATTTTAAACAGGCCCAAAGGGGTGAAAAGGTCCAGATGGACCATCCAGAGTGAGTGGTGAGACACAGGAGATGGCAGGATCTGGGCAACCAGGAGAGGAGGATGTGCAGCAAAACTGAGGGTCCAAAGCTGGGCACTGTGGGGGAATGGAGGGTGTGAAAAACGGTGGGTCTGGAAGGGCTTGGGctcagtccctgctgctggtggtgacTGGGCTGATCCCCCTGGGACTCATTCTCACTGTGTTTTCCTTGCCCTCAGGTGGAAGCTCAAAGTCTCTGAGCCTGTGAAAAGGGATGGACCAAAGGTATTAGCTGTCCGAcactgctgggctccctctctcctcccctttgctccctctggcagagccctgcagctgcaggagcccaggacagcggggctgtgctgtgccctgacggggccctgggcagggctggagcaagAAGAGGAAGCGAAGTGCCCGGAGGCCCTTGCTGGTCTCCCCAGGCACCATGGCCTGTATCCCTGCGGTGTGGTGCcgctggggcagccctgaggagacCGGGAGTAGCCAGGAGAATCCCACAAGTGTTTCCCACCAGGGAAACTGCTTAGATCAGCCCCGATGGAATGTAATGTCCCTCCCCTGCTGAAGGCTGGAGGTCATTGgccagctccctccctccctcccagcctggaggCAGCTCCAAGGTTCCCTGTCAGAGAGCCGAGGCTTGTggagcgtggccagcagcagcttcattTCTAATGTTGCCCCTTTTCCAATTGCTCTGTAGTGGGATCCATCCCGACTGACTGAAACCACAACCTTTGTGCTGGGATCTCGAGCAAACAAGTAAGGAACGGCCCTGTCGATGGAGGGTGGCGTCCCCAGGCAGGAGCCCGTGACACTCCTCCTGTCACTTCGCTTCTCTGCCTCAGTAGGAAGGCCTTGGGGAGGAGaggggtgtccctgtgccaccgcAGCCGCCCTGCCCACACCCCTAACACCCCTCGTGTTCCTGTTGCAGGGCTCTCGGGATGGGAGGAACAAGAGGGCGACTCTACATCAAGCATCCCCACCTCTTTAAGGTCAGGTGCCACAGCCAGATGGTTTCCCATGGGAATTGGGAGCGTGTGCTTCAGCTCCCTTGTTTGCCTCCTCCCCCATGCCCTTTTTTGTTGTCTTAGAGCGCATTCCCAAGGTTTGGCCAGCGCACAACGCGAGCCAATGGTGTCCTGTGCCTGCCAGGGCGGCGgatgggcagagccagggctgaggctggagcagggcaggaggagtggggggcagagcagagtggggGGCAGTGTCCTGCAGGAGGGGGAGCTTTCAGGGCAGGGTCTGTCACTCATTCTTAGCTCGGTCCTTGGTGCTTTATTGCAGTACGCAGCTGACCCGCAGGATAAGCACTGgctgacagagcagcagcacatgagAGCCATTGGGGGCAAGATGGTGAGTGCACCCAGGCGCAGGGCCCGCCACGGGGGTGGGGACACTGCACTGCCAGGGTctgtgccctgcccacagcactggggcatggccaggaggcacagctggctcCCACGGGGACAGCGGTGGCTGCGGGCtcgccctgccctggctgcccctcGCAGCCACCCTGAGGTGTCCCCTGCCTTGTGTCACAGGCCTACCTCCTCATTGAAGAGGACATTCGGGATTTGGCCGCCAGTGAGGATTACAGGTGAGGAGCAAAGCAGAAACTCTGGGCCTGGGGCTGCATCCCAGGGGAGCCCCACCATAAGCCCCCTCACTGCTACCTTGCAGCAGTGTACTGTGCTGGAGGGATTGGGTTATGGTTGGGGTTTGGTGCCCAAGAGGCCATGTTGGTGACAAAGGTGTGGACTTGGTGTTGGTTGGGGTCCATGGTAGATTTGGGTGCAGTGCTGAGATCCATGGTGGGTTTGGTGGGTCTGGGCTTGGTACTGATGTGTGCCAGGGGACGTGGTAGGTTTGGGATCATCAGTGGGTGCTGCAGTCCCTCCATCTcgccctccttcctccccagggACTCTGTTGATCTGCGGCTGGAAGAGCTGAAGCCTTTCATCCCACCAGCCTGGATGACTGAGAAGATGCAGAAGCACATGGAGACGCTTCGCCGCGGGGGGGAGGTGCCGCCCCCCGAGGACCCCCCCGAACCCTGATGCCCCCCAATAAAGCCGCTTCGTTCCCACCTCGCCGTTTCctggcaccgggcaccgggctCTGCCCGCCGAGGGGCCTGCGGGACGCGCGGTCCCGCCCCCGCGGCGCAGCGGCCAATCACAGCGCGGTGCGTCACCGGGCCGGCTGTCAATCACCAGCCGCTGGCCGTTATCGTGGGAGCTGCATCCTCGGCGGGCGGTGATTGGCCGGCTCGAACGGGGCTGCGCGCTGATTGGTGGAGGGGCGGCACGCGGAAATATTCAAACGGGGCGCGGGAGCGGGCGGGGCGTACCGGAGTGTCCGGAACCGGGGCTGCGATCGAGCCGCTCCTGCACcggagaggggctgggacacagccgCTCCTGCACCGACAAAGGGGTCCGGACCGAGCCGCTGCTGAATCGGAGAGCGTCTGCAGTGGGGGTTGGGAtcgggccgccgccgccgcgcagGAGAGCCCCAAGCACCGCCGTTCGGTACGGGGCAGCCCCGCTAGGGGAGCCCTGACCGCCGCTCGGCACCGGCAGAGCCGCAGAGGGCCCGAGTCCTGCCCCGAGCGGGACTGCGGGAGGGAAGGACCAGCGGAACTCGGTGCGGCGCCGCCAGGGAGCGGGAGCCGCGTCCAGCCCGTGACCCGCCGGCAGCGGCGGCCGGTGCCGGTGTGCTGCTCCGTGCCCCGGGAGCCGCTATGGCCTCACAGAACGCCGACCCCGCCGCCGTGTCCAGCGCGGCCGCCCACAAAGCGGCTGAGACCGGGGCCACGGCGGCCCGCGGCGCGGTGGGCAAGAGGTGAGCGGGGCCGGGACCGGGGCTGAGGGCGGGGGCTGCCCCGGTGAGCCGGCCGGTAACGTGCGCTTTCCCCGCAGGCTGCAGCAAGAACTGATGGCGTTGATGGTGAGTGGGGCCCCGGGGCCGAGTCGGGATTTGGGGATCCTGAGGCCAAGCCgggggctgggggtccccaaAGGCACCTGGGGCTGACCCGGGGTGGGTGGGGGATGTCCGGGGCCGCCCTAACGCGCTGCCCCCGCAGATGTCCGGTGACAAAGGCATTTCCGCCTTCCCCGAGTCCGACAACCTCTTCAAGTGGATCGGGACCATTGACGGCGCCGCCGGGACGGTGAGAGGCGCGATCCCGGTCTGGGGGGGCCTGACCGTGCCCCACTCTCCTCCCTTCGGCTGAGGGTGGTCCCAGCCCTCCACTgcccctgctcctcttcctccccgcACCTCTGGGGCTACAGCCCCCCTGACTGCTGTCCCCTCGACTCCCACCCCCAGGCCTACGAGGAGCTGCGGTACAAGCTGTCGCTGGAGTTCCCTAGCGGGTACCCCTACACAGCACCCACCGTGCGGTTCCTGACCCCCTGCTTCCACCCCAATGTCGACACCCAGGGCAACATCTGCCTCGACATCCTCAAGGAGAAGTGGTCAGCGCTGTATGATGTCCGCACCATCCTGCTCTCCATACAGAGCCTGCTGGCAGGTGGGTCTCGTGGACAAGCTGCTATGGAGAGCTGAGGGAAGGGGTGGTGGTGGGGCTGTCCAACCCAGATCAGGGCTCAGGGGTGTCCAGGTCACCTCCCACCAGCTGACCCAGCCACTGTTTGCAGAGCCAAACATCGAGAGCCCTCTGAACACACATGCAGCCGAGCTCTGGAAGAACCAAGTCGGTAAGTGCCTGAAGCAGAACCcttctgccccctccccagtgggatgagcagcagcacagccccagt contains:
- the DNTTIP1 gene encoding deoxynucleotidyltransferase terminal-interacting protein 1, encoding MGAARDAEQQPGPPGEEGPGEAEEQLVSTNPWNIMIKHRLVQRRGRRSQMTTSFTDPSVSMDLLRAVLQPSINEEIQGIFNKYMKFFQTAAINVRDNVGEEVDPEQLIQETCRSCLEQAKLLFSDGKKVVPRLPHEQAVPKRARQMDEELSRRGSPIPKKRKGRPPGQSLSNDRGVSGMAAWKLKVSEPVKRDGPKWDPSRLTETTTFVLGSRANKALGMGGTRGRLYIKHPHLFKYAADPQDKHWLTEQQHMRAIGGKMAYLLIEEDIRDLAASEDYRDSVDLRLEELKPFIPPAWMTEKMQKHMETLRRGGEVPPPEDPPEP
- the UBE2C gene encoding ubiquitin-conjugating enzyme E2 C isoform X1, with the protein product MASQNADPAAVSSAAAHKAAETGATAARGAVGKRLQQELMALMMSGDKGISAFPESDNLFKWIGTIDGAAGTAYEELRYKLSLEFPSGYPYTAPTVRFLTPCFHPNVDTQGNICLDILKEKWSALYDVRTILLSIQSLLAEPNIESPLNTHAAELWKNQVAYKKYVRETYNKQTKSQET
- the UBE2C gene encoding ubiquitin-conjugating enzyme E2 C isoform X2, producing the protein MASQNADPAAVSSAAAHKAAETGATAARGAVGKRLQQELMALMAYEELRYKLSLEFPSGYPYTAPTVRFLTPCFHPNVDTQGNICLDILKEKWSALYDVRTILLSIQSLLAEPNIESPLNTHAAELWKNQVAYKKYVRETYNKQTKSQET